In Rhineura floridana isolate rRhiFlo1 chromosome 6, rRhiFlo1.hap2, whole genome shotgun sequence, one genomic interval encodes:
- the FOXE3 gene encoding forkhead box protein E3: MTADSVHSPSQGDSPGSSNLQRVSPSGCKVEPLLIKAEPRGSPAERGGEQPAEEQPPCPGAGGGGSGGRRRKRPVHSGKPPYSYIALIAMAIANAPERRLTLGGIYKFITERFPFYRENPKKWQNSIRHNLTLNDCFVKIPREPGHPGKGNYWAVDPAAEDMFDNGSFLRRRKRFKRTDLATYPGYVHSASAFTPNPGPVAWAGPCNGSGGLAYPGSGAPIYAPSGDGAYNAQLPGLPQYPGAPPAPQSRMFSINSLISSQQQQQQQQAAALQGSPVGAEPTYHPLGLNGAGEVGSCTVSNPEACFQTQQVSPGLLGQQPPTMTHPYSASPPGHLTLPQGVYSSPNAQLYGAPNRLALQPGLPASSCVDHAEQLLGLAASQLNCHGQFGAAANNSYMRQPNFPSGLERYL; the protein is encoded by the coding sequence ATGACAGCCGACTCCGTCCACTCGCCTAGCCAGGGGGATAGCCCAGGCTCCTCCAACTTGCAGAGGGTCTCCCCGTCTGGCTGCAAGGTGGAGCCATTGTTAATCAAAGCGGAGCCCAGAGGGAGCCCTGcggagagaggaggggagcagCCTGCAGAGGAACAGCCACCTTGCCCCGGCGCaggtggcggcggcagcggcggccgcCGGAGGAAGCGTCCAGTGCATAGCGGGAAGCCCCCGTATTCCTACATCGCTCTGATCGCCATGGCCATTGCCAACGCACCAGAGCGCAGGCTAACTCTGGGCGGCATCTATAAGTTCATCACCGAGCGCTTCCCCTTCTACCGGGAGAACCCCAAGAAGTGGCAGAACTCCATCCGCCACAACCTGACTCTCAACGACTGCTTCGTCAAGATCCCCCGCGAGCCGGGCCACCCGGGTAAAGGCAACTACTGGGCCGTGGACCCCGCCGCCGAGGACATGTTTGACAACGGCAGTTTCCTCCGGCGGAGAAAGCGCTTCAAGCGCACGGACCTCGCCACATATCCAGGCTACGTGCACAGCGCCAGCGCCTTTACCCCCAACCCAGGGCCGGTTGCCTGGGCGGGTCCCTGCAACGGCTCCGGAGGCTTAGCTTACCCCGGCAGCGGGGCCCCCATCTATGCCCCTAGCGGCGACGGCGCCTACAACGCGCAGCTGCCCGGGCTTCCCCAATACCCTGGGGCGCCCCCTGCGCCGCAGTCCCGAATGTTCAGCATCAACAGCCTCATCAgctctcagcagcagcagcagcagcagcaagccgcGGCTCTGCAAGGCTCCCCCGTGGGGGCAGAGCCGACTTATCATCCCTTGGGCCTGAATGGCGCCGGCGAAGTGGGCAGCTGTACCGTGAGCAATCCGGAGGCCTGTTTCCAGACGCAGCAAGTTAGCCCCGGCTTGCTGGGCCAGCAGCCGCCCACCATGACCCACCCGTACTCCGCCTCGCCACCGGGCCACTTGACCTTGCCGCAAGGCGTGTATTCATCTCCCAACGCGCAGCTCTACGGCGCCCCCAATAGGCTGGCTCTGCAACCTGGCCTCCCTGCCTCTTCCTGCGTCGACCACGCGGAGCAACTGCTGGGCCTCGCAGCCTCTCAGCTCAACTGTCATGGGCAGTTTGGAGCCGCTGCCAATAACTCTTACATGAGGCAACCTAATTTCCCATCCGGCCTGGAAAGGTACTTGTGA